The Streptomyces sp. HSG2 genome has a segment encoding these proteins:
- the uvrA gene encoding excinuclease ABC subunit UvrA translates to MADRLIVRGAREHNLKNVSLDLPRDSLIVFTGLSGSGKSSLAFDTIFAEGQRRYVESLSSYARQFLGQMDKPDVDFIEGLSPAVSIDQKSTSRNPRSTVGTITEVYDYLRLLFARVGKPHCPECGRPITRQSPQAVVDKVLALPEGSRFQVLSPLVRERKGEFVDLFADLQTKGYSRARVDGATIQLSEPPTLKKQEKHTIEVVVDRLTVKDSAKRRLTDSVETALGLSGGMVVLDFVDLPEDDPDRERMYSEHLYCPYDDLSFEELEPRSFSFNSPFGACPDCTGIGTRMEVDAELLVPDPEKSLDEGAIHPWSHGHTKEYFGRLIGALADALGFRTDIPFAGLPQRAKKALLHGHRTQVEVRYRNRYGRERRYTTAFEGAVPFVKRRHSEAESDTGRERFEGYMREVPCPSCSGSRLKPVVLAVTIMEKSIAEVSAMSISDCAEFLGGLRLTARDKKIAERVLKEVNERLRFLVDVGLDYLSLNRAAGTLSGGEAQRIRLATQIGSGLVGVLYVLDEPSIGLHQRDNHRLIETLVRLRDMGNTLIVVEHDEDTIKSADWIVDIGPGAGEHGGAVVHSGPLRELLDNPDSRTGLYLSGEKAIPLPDERRPPDPSRTLVVRGARENNLRDIDVSFPLGLFTAVTGVSGSGKSTLVNDILYTHLARELNGARGVPGRHTRVDGDDRVDKVVHVDQSPIGRTPRSNPATYTGVFDHVRRLFAETTEAKVRGYQPGRFSFNVKGGRCENCAGDGTIKIEMNFLPDVYVPCEVCHGARYNRETLEVHYKGKSIADVLNMPIDEATDFFEAVPAISRHLRTLKDVGLGYVRLGQSATTLSGGEAQRVKLASELQRRSTGRTVYVLDEPTTGLHFEDIGKLLEVLSGLVDKGNTVIVIEHNLDVVKTADWIVDMGPEGGAGGGLVVAEGTPEDVAGVSTSHTGKFLRDVLGADRISDSGPPRGAGGRADAAAGAKAAAKKAVGRTPVAKTPTKKAPAKKAPAKKAPAKRAVAKKAGADTAAKAARTTSKRAAGSSDA, encoded by the coding sequence GTGGCCGACCGTCTCATCGTCCGTGGCGCGCGCGAGCACAATCTCAAGAACGTCTCGCTCGACCTGCCTCGCGACTCGCTCATCGTCTTCACCGGCCTGTCCGGTTCCGGCAAGTCCTCCCTGGCCTTCGACACCATCTTCGCGGAGGGTCAGCGCCGCTACGTGGAGTCGCTCTCCTCGTACGCCCGCCAGTTCCTCGGGCAGATGGACAAGCCGGACGTCGACTTCATCGAGGGGCTCTCCCCGGCGGTCTCCATCGACCAGAAGTCGACCTCCCGCAACCCCCGATCCACGGTCGGCACCATCACCGAGGTCTACGACTACCTGCGGCTGCTCTTCGCCCGGGTGGGCAAGCCGCACTGCCCCGAGTGCGGGCGGCCCATCACGCGGCAGTCTCCGCAGGCCGTCGTGGACAAGGTCCTGGCCCTGCCCGAGGGCAGTCGTTTTCAGGTGCTCTCGCCGCTGGTGCGGGAGCGCAAGGGCGAGTTCGTCGACCTCTTCGCCGACCTGCAGACCAAGGGGTACTCCCGCGCCCGTGTGGACGGCGCGACCATCCAGCTCTCGGAGCCGCCGACGCTGAAGAAGCAGGAGAAGCACACCATCGAGGTGGTCGTCGACCGTCTCACGGTCAAGGACTCGGCCAAGCGCCGGCTCACCGACTCCGTGGAGACCGCCCTCGGCCTCTCCGGCGGCATGGTCGTCCTCGACTTCGTCGATCTGCCCGAGGACGATCCCGACCGCGAGCGGATGTACTCGGAGCACCTGTACTGCCCCTACGACGACCTGTCCTTCGAGGAACTGGAGCCCCGCTCCTTCTCCTTCAACTCGCCGTTCGGCGCCTGCCCCGACTGCACCGGCATCGGCACGCGCATGGAGGTCGACGCCGAACTCCTCGTGCCCGACCCGGAGAAGTCCCTCGACGAGGGGGCCATTCACCCCTGGTCGCACGGCCACACCAAGGAGTACTTCGGTCGGTTGATCGGCGCTCTCGCCGACGCCCTCGGCTTCCGTACGGACATCCCCTTCGCCGGGTTGCCGCAACGCGCCAAGAAGGCCCTGCTCCACGGGCACCGCACCCAGGTGGAGGTGCGCTACCGCAACCGCTACGGTCGCGAACGCCGCTACACCACCGCGTTCGAGGGTGCCGTCCCCTTCGTCAAGCGGAGGCACAGCGAGGCCGAGAGCGACACGGGCCGGGAGCGGTTCGAGGGGTACATGCGCGAGGTGCCCTGCCCCAGTTGCTCGGGCAGTCGGCTCAAGCCCGTCGTCCTGGCGGTCACGATCATGGAGAAGTCGATCGCCGAGGTCTCCGCCATGTCCATCAGCGACTGCGCGGAGTTCCTGGGAGGGCTGAGGCTCACCGCCCGGGACAAGAAGATCGCGGAGCGGGTGCTGAAGGAGGTCAACGAACGCCTCCGCTTCCTGGTCGACGTGGGCCTGGACTACCTCTCGCTGAACCGGGCGGCCGGCACGCTCTCCGGCGGTGAGGCCCAGCGCATCCGGCTGGCCACCCAGATCGGGTCAGGCCTGGTCGGGGTGCTCTACGTCCTCGACGAGCCCTCCATCGGCCTGCACCAGCGCGACAACCACCGGCTCATCGAGACCCTCGTCCGTCTCCGGGACATGGGCAACACGCTCATCGTGGTGGAGCACGACGAGGACACGATCAAGTCCGCGGACTGGATCGTGGACATCGGACCGGGAGCCGGCGAGCACGGCGGCGCGGTGGTGCACAGTGGACCCTTGAGGGAGCTGCTGGACAACCCCGACTCCCGGACGGGGCTCTACCTGTCCGGCGAGAAGGCCATCCCGCTGCCGGACGAGCGTCGCCCGCCGGACCCGTCGCGGACGCTCGTCGTCCGGGGGGCCCGGGAGAACAACCTGCGCGACATCGACGTGTCCTTCCCTCTGGGCCTGTTCACCGCCGTGACCGGCGTCTCGGGTTCGGGCAAGTCGACACTGGTCAACGACATCCTGTACACCCACTTGGCGCGCGAGCTCAACGGCGCCCGCGGGGTGCCCGGTCGGCACACCCGGGTGGACGGGGACGACCGGGTCGACAAGGTCGTGCACGTGGACCAGTCGCCCATCGGTCGCACCCCGCGATCGAACCCGGCGACCTACACCGGTGTGTTCGACCACGTCCGCCGGCTGTTCGCGGAGACGACCGAGGCGAAGGTCCGCGGCTACCAACCGGGGCGCTTCTCCTTCAATGTCAAGGGCGGACGCTGCGAGAACTGCGCGGGCGACGGCACGATCAAGATCGAGATGAACTTCCTGCCGGACGTCTACGTCCCCTGCGAGGTCTGTCACGGAGCCCGGTACAACCGGGAGACGCTGGAGGTCCACTACAAGGGCAAGTCCATCGCGGACGTGCTGAACATGCCGATCGATGAGGCCACCGACTTCTTCGAGGCGGTCCCCGCGATCTCCCGCCACTTGAGGACGCTGAAGGACGTGGGGCTGGGCTACGTCCGACTGGGGCAGTCCGCCACCACGCTCTCCGGCGGTGAGGCCCAGCGGGTGAAGCTCGCCAGCGAGCTGCAACGGCGTTCCACCGGACGCACGGTCTACGTCCTGGACGAGCCGACCACCGGCCTGCACTTCGAGGACATCGGCAAGCTTCTGGAAGTGCTGTCGGGGCTGGTGGACAAGGGCAACACGGTCATCGTCATCGAGCACAACCTGGACGTGGTCAAGACCGCCGACTGGATCGTCGACATGGGCCCCGAAGGGGGCGCGGGCGGCGGCCTGGTCGTGGCGGAGGGAACCCCCGAGGACGTCGCCGGGGTCTCCACCAGCCATACGGGCAAGTTCCTCCGGGACGTCCTCGGAGCGGACCGGATCAGCGACTCGGGACCGCCGCGTGGTGCGGGCGGGCGGGCGGACGCGGCCGCCGGGGCGAAGGCCGCGGCGAAGAAGGCCGTGGGCAGGACACCCGTCGCCAAGACCCCGACCAAGAAGGCCCCCGCCAAGAAGGCCCCGGCCAAGAAGGCCCCCGCCAAGAGGGCGGTGGCGAAGAAGGCGGGCGCGGACACCGCGGCGAAGGCGGCTCGGACCACGTCCAAGCGGGCGGCGGGGTCGAGCGACGCCTGA
- a CDS encoding Rieske (2Fe-2S) protein — protein MPGPAAPSRRTVLRGAAAVPVAGAVVAACSPGERSDPTPPAAPVDLGGEKDVGPGESRLYRDERVVVSRSAEGSLRAYSAVCTHGGCPMTKLEGAELTCFCHGSRFDATTGEVLRKPATVALPELPVRVERGRIVAGPEA, from the coding sequence ATGCCCGGCCCCGCCGCCCCGAGCCGTCGCACCGTTCTGAGAGGGGCCGCGGCGGTACCGGTCGCCGGGGCTGTCGTGGCCGCGTGCTCCCCCGGGGAGCGGTCGGACCCGACGCCGCCGGCCGCGCCGGTCGACCTGGGCGGCGAGAAGGACGTCGGCCCGGGGGAGTCGAGGTTGTACCGGGACGAGCGGGTCGTGGTGAGTCGGTCAGCGGAGGGCTCGCTGCGCGCGTACAGCGCGGTGTGCACCCACGGGGGGTGCCCCATGACCAAGCTGGAGGGGGCGGAGCTGACCTGCTTCTGCCACGGCAGCCGCTTCGACGCCACCACCGGAGAGGTGCTGCGGAAACCCGCCACGGTCGCGCTGCCCGAGCTCCCGGTGCGTGTGGAGAGGGGCAGGATCGTGGCCGGTCCCGAGGCCTGA
- a CDS encoding TerC family protein: protein MDVSTTLWVCTIVGLIALIAVDFVVGRKPHDVSIKEAGAWTVVWIFLACLFGAGLYIFAGGAPAGEFFAGFITEKSLSVDNLFVFVLIMAKFAVPSQYQQRVLLVGVLIALVLRAGFIAAGAAIIASFSWVFYLFGAFLIWTAWKLVREARAEERDEEYEESKLLKIVERRFGVAERYHGTKLWVRENGKRVMTPMLVVMLAIGSTDVLFALDSIPAIFGLTQDPYIVFTANAFALMGLRQLYFLIGGLLKKLVHLSYGLSVILGFIGVKLVLHALHESGVHVPEISTAFSLGVICSVLVITTVSSLLVSRNRRLPEEDVAVAPPRAEADRDPADA, encoded by the coding sequence GTGGACGTTTCGACGACCCTGTGGGTCTGTACCATCGTGGGCCTCATCGCCCTGATCGCCGTCGACTTCGTCGTCGGCCGCAAGCCGCACGATGTGTCGATCAAGGAAGCCGGCGCTTGGACGGTCGTCTGGATCTTCCTGGCCTGCCTCTTCGGGGCGGGCCTCTACATCTTCGCCGGCGGCGCGCCGGCGGGCGAGTTCTTCGCGGGCTTCATCACCGAGAAGTCCCTCAGCGTGGACAACCTCTTCGTCTTCGTGTTGATCATGGCGAAGTTCGCGGTGCCGTCGCAATACCAGCAACGCGTGCTCCTTGTCGGGGTCCTCATCGCGCTCGTCCTCCGGGCCGGCTTCATCGCCGCAGGTGCGGCGATCATCGCGAGTTTCTCGTGGGTGTTCTATCTCTTCGGGGCATTCCTGATCTGGACCGCCTGGAAGCTCGTCCGGGAGGCCCGGGCCGAGGAGCGGGACGAGGAGTACGAGGAGAGCAAGCTGCTCAAGATCGTGGAGCGGCGATTCGGGGTGGCGGAGCGCTACCACGGCACGAAGCTCTGGGTCCGGGAGAACGGCAAGCGCGTGATGACGCCGATGCTCGTGGTGATGCTCGCCATCGGAAGCACCGACGTCCTGTTCGCCCTGGATTCCATCCCGGCCATCTTCGGTCTGACCCAGGACCCGTACATCGTCTTCACCGCCAACGCCTTCGCGCTCATGGGCCTGCGCCAGCTGTACTTCCTGATCGGCGGGCTGCTGAAGAAGCTGGTCCACCTCTCCTACGGGTTGTCCGTCATCCTGGGCTTCATCGGGGTCAAGCTCGTCCTGCACGCGCTCCACGAGTCGGGCGTCCACGTCCCGGAGATCAGCACGGCGTTCTCGCTCGGCGTGATCTGCTCCGTCCTGGTCATCACCACGGTCTCCAGCCTGCTGGTGTCGCGGAACCGGCGACTGCCGGAGGAGGACGTGGCCGTCGCCCCTCCCCGAGCGGAAGCGGACCGGGACCCCGCCGACGCCTGA
- a CDS encoding MBL fold metallo-hydrolase, whose protein sequence is MTYSGEVTVGGPADVHELKDLMITKIAVGPMENNAYLLRCRATDEQMLIDAAAEPDTLLGAIGDDGIAAVVTTHRHPDHWQALAEVVALTGARTYAGRHDAEGIPVPTDVPVADGDTLRVGRVELTARRVPGHTPGSLVLVYDDPHGHPHLFTGDCLFPGGPGRTTDAKDFTTLMDALEASVFGLLPDETWVYPGHGRDTTLGAERPHLAEWRSRGW, encoded by the coding sequence ATGACGTACAGCGGAGAAGTGACCGTGGGCGGCCCGGCGGACGTGCACGAACTCAAGGATCTGATGATCACGAAGATCGCGGTCGGGCCGATGGAGAACAACGCCTACCTCCTGCGTTGTCGGGCCACCGACGAGCAGATGCTGATCGACGCCGCGGCGGAACCGGACACGTTGCTGGGGGCGATCGGCGACGACGGCATCGCGGCCGTGGTCACCACGCACCGGCACCCGGACCACTGGCAGGCCCTGGCGGAGGTCGTCGCGCTCACCGGGGCCCGCACGTACGCCGGCCGCCACGACGCCGAGGGCATCCCCGTGCCGACCGACGTCCCCGTGGCGGACGGGGACACCCTGCGGGTGGGTCGGGTGGAGCTGACCGCACGACGGGTGCCGGGGCACACCCCCGGTTCCCTCGTCCTCGTCTACGACGACCCACACGGCCACCCCCACCTCTTCACCGGCGACTGCCTCTTCCCGGGTGGGCCCGGACGCACGACCGACGCGAAGGACTTCACCACGCTCATGGACGCGCTGGAGGCCTCGGTCTTCGGGCTCCTGCCCGACGAGACCTGGGTCTATCCGGGGCACGGCCGGGACACCACGCTCGGTGCCGAACGCCCCCATCTCGCCGAGTGGCGGTCGCGCGGCTGGTAG
- a CDS encoding maleylpyruvate isomerase family mycothiol-dependent enzyme: MIDQAHDLEALHRATERLLSAVASLDDPAVTQPSRLPGWSRGHVLAHLARNADALVNVIEGRPMYADAATREADIARDAERTVRDHLADLRTSGDLLRKTWSAETDWSRTVELRNGVTDSAARVPFRRWVEVELHHVDLGIGYELEDLPAEFVEREIAFLAERFAGHPRVPATTLGDGSRSWTTGGGPTGGPVRVEGPTVGLLGWLAGRRDGSALTVRPGPLPALPPL, translated from the coding sequence ATGATCGATCAAGCCCATGACCTGGAAGCCCTGCATCGAGCCACCGAACGACTGCTGAGCGCCGTCGCCTCGCTGGACGACCCGGCCGTGACACAGCCCTCACGTCTCCCCGGCTGGAGCCGAGGCCACGTCCTGGCCCACCTCGCCCGCAACGCGGACGCTCTGGTCAACGTGATAGAGGGTCGCCCGATGTACGCCGACGCGGCGACCCGCGAGGCCGACATCGCACGGGACGCCGAGCGCACCGTGCGGGACCACCTGGCGGACCTGCGCACCAGCGGCGACCTCCTGCGCAAGACGTGGTCCGCCGAGACCGACTGGTCCCGCACCGTGGAACTGCGCAACGGGGTCACCGACAGCGCCGCCCGCGTCCCCTTCCGGCGGTGGGTCGAGGTCGAGCTCCACCACGTGGACCTCGGGATCGGCTACGAGCTGGAGGACCTGCCCGCGGAGTTCGTCGAACGGGAGATCGCGTTCCTGGCGGAGCGGTTCGCGGGGCACCCTCGGGTGCCGGCAACGACCCTCGGGGACGGCTCACGCTCCTGGACGACCGGGGGCGGGCCGACCGGAGGTCCCGTGCGGGTCGAGGGACCGACCGTCGGGTTGCTGGGCTGGTTGGCCGGGCGGAGGGACGGATCCGCGCTGACCGTCCGCCCCGGCCCGCTCCCCGCGCTGCCCCCGCTGTAG
- the aroQ gene encoding type II 3-dehydroquinate dehydratase — MPRTLANAPIMILNGPNLNLLGRRQPEIYGSSTLEDIEAMCAEAASAHGGTVDLRQSNHEGELVDWIHEARLDHCGVVINPAAYSHTSVAILDALNACDGLPVVEVHISNVHRREEFRHRSYVSLRADGVIAGCGVQGYVFAVQRIAALARAGTAET, encoded by the coding sequence GTGCCTCGAACCCTGGCCAATGCCCCGATCATGATTCTGAACGGCCCCAATCTGAACCTCCTGGGGCGCCGCCAGCCCGAGATCTACGGATCATCGACCCTGGAGGACATCGAGGCGATGTGCGCCGAGGCGGCCTCCGCCCACGGCGGCACGGTTGATCTGCGTCAGTCCAACCACGAGGGCGAACTCGTCGACTGGATCCACGAGGCCCGCCTCGACCACTGTGGCGTCGTGATCAACCCCGCCGCCTATTCCCACACCTCCGTCGCGATCCTGGACGCGCTCAACGCCTGCGACGGACTCCCGGTGGTGGAGGTCCACATCTCCAACGTCCACCGGCGGGAGGAGTTCCGGCACCGCTCCTATGTCTCGCTGCGGGCCGACGGGGTCATCGCGGGCTGCGGCGTGCAGGGTTACGTCTTCGCCGTCCAGCGAATCGCCGCGCTGGCCCGGGCCGGGACGGCCGAGACCTGA
- the uvrC gene encoding excinuclease ABC subunit UvrC: MADPSRYRPSPGQIPDAPGVYRFRDEHRRVIYVGKAKSLRQRLANYFQDLAGLHARTRSMVTTAASVEWTVVSTEVEALQLEYSWIKEYDPRFNVKYRDDKSYPYLAVTMGEEFPRVQVMRGHKRKGVRYFGPYAHAWAIRDTVDLLLRVFPVRTCSAGVFRNAARTGRPCLLGYIDKCSAPCVERVSAEEHRGLAEEFCDFMAGRTGAHLRRLEERMARAAEDMEYERAARLRDDIAALTKAMEKSAVVLADGTDADLVAVAEDELEAAVQIFHVRGGRVRGQRGWVTDKVEDVTTGGLVEHALQQLYGEEHGDAVPREVLVSSLPEPAEPLREWLTGRRGATVSLRVPRRGDKKSLMETVRRNAVESLALHKTRRASDLTTRSRALEEIAEALGMESAPLRVECYDISHLQGDDIVASMVVFEDGLARRSEYRRFQIKGRAGDRELWHGSGQDDVRSMHEVITRRFRRYLAEKERTGEWPEGGEPSGHGEGGGLGGGAVPGPQDDDGRPRRFAYPPQLVVVDGGRPQVAAARRALEELGIDDIAVCGLAKRLEEVWLPDEDDPVVLPRTSEGLYLLQRVRDEAHRFAIAYQRKKRATRLRSSPLDDVPGLGETRKQALIKHFGSLRRLRGATLEQIREVPGIGRKTAESVLVALARQQGSAPAVNTATGEIMEDEGGAPETASGDPTESVPAGSVEERRMRER; this comes from the coding sequence ATGGCCGACCCCTCCCGCTATCGCCCCAGTCCGGGACAGATTCCGGACGCCCCCGGGGTGTACCGCTTCCGCGACGAGCACCGCCGGGTGATCTACGTCGGAAAGGCCAAGAGCCTTCGCCAGAGACTCGCCAACTACTTCCAGGATCTGGCCGGCCTGCACGCGCGCACGCGCTCGATGGTGACCACGGCCGCCTCGGTCGAATGGACCGTCGTCTCCACGGAGGTCGAGGCGCTCCAACTGGAGTATTCCTGGATCAAGGAGTACGACCCCCGCTTCAACGTCAAGTACCGCGACGACAAGAGCTACCCCTACCTCGCGGTGACGATGGGCGAGGAGTTCCCGCGCGTCCAGGTGATGCGGGGACACAAGCGCAAGGGCGTGCGGTACTTCGGTCCGTACGCGCACGCGTGGGCCATCCGGGACACCGTCGATCTCCTCCTGCGCGTCTTTCCCGTCCGCACCTGTTCCGCCGGGGTGTTCAGGAACGCCGCCCGCACGGGTCGGCCGTGCCTGCTCGGCTATATCGACAAGTGCTCGGCGCCATGCGTCGAGCGCGTCTCGGCGGAGGAACACCGCGGGCTGGCGGAGGAGTTCTGCGACTTCATGGCCGGCCGGACGGGTGCCCATCTGCGCCGGCTGGAGGAGCGGATGGCCCGTGCCGCCGAGGACATGGAGTACGAGCGGGCCGCGCGGCTCCGTGACGACATCGCCGCCCTGACCAAGGCCATGGAGAAGAGCGCGGTGGTCCTCGCCGACGGGACGGACGCGGACCTCGTCGCCGTCGCCGAGGACGAGCTGGAAGCGGCGGTCCAGATCTTCCACGTGCGCGGGGGGAGAGTGCGCGGCCAGCGGGGCTGGGTCACCGACAAGGTCGAGGACGTGACCACCGGCGGCCTCGTCGAACACGCGCTGCAACAGCTCTACGGAGAGGAGCACGGCGACGCCGTCCCCAGGGAGGTCCTGGTCTCCTCGCTTCCGGAGCCGGCGGAGCCCCTGCGCGAGTGGCTGACCGGGCGTCGAGGTGCGACGGTCTCGCTGCGTGTTCCCCGGCGCGGCGACAAGAAGTCCCTGATGGAGACCGTGCGGCGCAACGCCGTCGAGTCGCTGGCGCTGCACAAGACCCGGCGCGCCTCCGACCTGACCACCCGTTCCAGGGCCCTGGAGGAGATCGCCGAGGCGCTGGGCATGGAGAGCGCGCCGCTGCGGGTGGAGTGCTACGACATCTCCCACCTCCAGGGTGACGACATCGTGGCTTCCATGGTCGTCTTCGAGGACGGACTGGCCCGGCGGAGCGAGTACCGGCGCTTCCAGATCAAGGGGCGCGCCGGAGACCGGGAGCTGTGGCACGGCTCTGGGCAGGACGACGTCCGCTCCATGCACGAGGTGATCACCCGCAGGTTTCGACGCTACCTCGCCGAGAAGGAGCGGACTGGCGAGTGGCCGGAGGGCGGGGAGCCGTCCGGCCACGGGGAGGGCGGGGGCCTCGGTGGCGGGGCCGTGCCCGGTCCGCAGGACGACGACGGCCGTCCCCGGCGGTTCGCCTACCCGCCACAGCTCGTGGTCGTCGACGGAGGCCGCCCACAGGTGGCCGCCGCCCGGCGCGCTCTGGAGGAGCTGGGGATCGACGACATCGCGGTGTGCGGTCTGGCCAAGCGCCTGGAGGAGGTGTGGCTTCCCGACGAGGACGACCCGGTCGTGCTGCCCCGGACCAGCGAGGGGCTGTATCTCCTGCAACGGGTCCGCGACGAGGCGCACCGCTTCGCCATCGCCTACCAGCGCAAGAAGCGCGCCACGCGGCTTCGGTCAAGTCCTCTGGACGATGTTCCCGGCCTGGGAGAGACCCGCAAGCAGGCGTTGATCAAACATTTCGGCTCGCTGAGGAGACTGCGGGGGGCGACCCTGGAGCAGATCCGCGAGGTTCCGGGCATAGGTCGCAAGACGGCGGAGAGCGTGCTCGTGGCGCTGGCACGGCAGCAGGGAAGCGCTCCCGCGGTCAACACCGCGACCGGAGAGATCATGGAAGACGAGGGCGGCGCGCCCGAGACGGCCTCGGGTGACCCGACGGAGTCCGTGCCCGCGGGCTCCGTGGAAGAGCGACGGATGCGTGAGAGATGA
- the rapZ gene encoding RNase adapter RapZ, with amino-acid sequence MNEHDSDPGGERDGERRAVDSGPSGSQGSPGHVEVAQDGGPRVSPGQDPAGSGDAATPELVIISGMSGAGRSTAAKCLEDLGWFVVDNLPPALIPTMVELGARSQGNVARIAAVVDVRGRRFFDALRESLADLDARGIARRTVFLESSDEALVRRFESVRRPHPLQGEGRIVDGIAAERELLRELRGDADLVIDTSGLNVHELRAKMDARFAAEGEPELRATVMSFGFKYGLPVDADLVVDMRFLPNPHWVPELRPFTGLSEEVSSYVLGQPGAKEFLDRYTELLRLVAAGYRREGKRYVTVAVGCTGGKHRSVAMSERLAARLVAEGVETVLVHRDMGRE; translated from the coding sequence ATGAACGAGCACGACAGTGACCCCGGCGGCGAGCGGGACGGGGAGCGGCGAGCGGTCGATTCGGGACCGTCCGGTTCGCAGGGGAGCCCCGGCCACGTCGAGGTCGCCCAGGACGGCGGACCACGTGTGAGTCCGGGACAGGACCCCGCCGGGTCGGGTGACGCGGCGACACCGGAGCTGGTGATCATCTCCGGGATGTCCGGCGCGGGTCGCTCGACCGCTGCGAAGTGTCTGGAGGACCTGGGTTGGTTCGTCGTCGACAACCTGCCTCCCGCGCTGATTCCGACGATGGTGGAGCTGGGGGCACGCTCCCAGGGGAACGTGGCCCGGATCGCGGCCGTCGTGGACGTCCGCGGGCGTCGCTTCTTCGACGCGCTGCGGGAGTCCCTCGCCGACCTGGACGCCCGAGGCATCGCCCGGCGTACGGTGTTCCTGGAGTCTTCCGACGAGGCCCTGGTCCGGCGGTTCGAGTCGGTGCGGCGTCCGCACCCGTTGCAGGGCGAAGGCCGGATCGTGGACGGGATCGCCGCCGAGCGGGAGCTGTTGCGCGAGTTGCGTGGCGACGCGGACCTGGTGATCGACACCTCCGGTCTCAACGTCCACGAACTCCGCGCCAAGATGGACGCCCGCTTCGCCGCCGAGGGTGAGCCCGAGCTGCGGGCGACGGTGATGTCCTTCGGTTTCAAGTACGGGCTCCCGGTCGACGCCGACCTGGTCGTGGACATGCGTTTCCTGCCCAATCCCCACTGGGTGCCGGAGCTGCGCCCGTTCACGGGTCTCAGCGAGGAGGTGTCCTCGTACGTCCTCGGGCAGCCGGGTGCCAAGGAATTCCTGGACCGCTACACAGAGCTGCTCCGATTGGTCGCCGCGGGCTATCGCCGTGAGGGCAAACGCTACGTGACCGTCGCGGTGGGGTGCACGGGCGGCAAGCACCGTTCCGTGGCGATGTCGGAGAGGCTCGCCGCGCGACTCGTCGCGGAGGGCGTGGAGACGGTGCTCGTCCACCGGGACATGGGACGGGAATGA
- a CDS encoding carbohydrate kinase, with translation MIVVAGEALIDLVPTGPGPLAPLTPTPGGGPHNTAVALGRLGSPTAFCSRVSLDPFGEALLDRLRGAGVDVSSVQRGPEPTSLALASVADEGSAGYGFYVEGTADRLFTGPVRLPPDCRAVAFGTCSLVLEPGASTYEEVLRQAAREGLLTMLDPNVRTALIDDPDRYRTRFREWLPSVSLLKLSTEDAAWLGGSPREWLRAGPAAVVVTRGAEGMTVHTRDGGIHSVPGRRVPVVDTIGAGDTVNAALLHGLAARGALAPRAMAALGATDWRELLGFAARAAAVTCSREGADPPYPDELAG, from the coding sequence ATGATCGTCGTCGCCGGCGAGGCCCTGATCGACCTGGTTCCCACCGGCCCCGGCCCGTTGGCCCCGCTGACCCCGACACCGGGCGGTGGTCCCCACAACACCGCCGTGGCACTGGGCCGGCTCGGTTCGCCCACCGCCTTCTGCTCCCGGGTGTCCCTGGACCCCTTCGGCGAGGCACTGCTGGATCGGCTGCGGGGAGCCGGGGTGGACGTCTCGTCGGTGCAGCGCGGCCCCGAGCCCACGTCCCTGGCGCTCGCCTCCGTCGCCGACGAGGGTTCGGCGGGGTACGGGTTCTATGTGGAGGGGACCGCCGACCGGCTGTTCACCGGGCCCGTCCGGTTGCCCCCCGACTGCCGGGCCGTGGCTTTCGGCACCTGCTCACTGGTGTTGGAGCCGGGGGCCTCCACGTACGAGGAGGTGCTGCGACAGGCCGCACGCGAGGGGCTCCTCACGATGCTCGACCCGAACGTCCGCACCGCGCTCATCGACGACCCCGACCGCTACCGGACCCGGTTTCGCGAATGGTTGCCTTCGGTGTCGCTGCTGAAGCTGTCCACCGAGGACGCCGCGTGGCTGGGCGGAAGCCCTCGCGAGTGGCTGAGGGCGGGGCCCGCGGCGGTGGTCGTCACCCGAGGGGCCGAGGGAATGACCGTCCACACCCGCGACGGCGGGATCCACTCGGTGCCCGGTCGGCGGGTGCCCGTGGTCGACACGATCGGCGCCGGTGACACCGTGAACGCGGCGCTGCTGCACGGCCTCGCCGCCCGGGGCGCGCTCGCGCCTCGGGCGATGGCCGCGCTGGGGGCGACGGACTGGCGGGAACTGCTGGGTTTCGCGGCCCGCGCCGCCGCGGTCACCTGCTCGCGCGAGGGGGCGGATCCCCCGTACCCGGACGAGCTGGCCGGGTGA